The Pseudobythopirellula maris genome has a window encoding:
- a CDS encoding tagaturonate epimerase family protein, with the protein MSAPAKSIVPNPTPLGIEPSFGFGDRLGVATPGHLASLREAGGPIRGIFSQQSIREMSRTSRTPEEVMAAAIGALEQGGFSDPWSADADHLKTPDDVRNTMSAGFVFFTIDPSDHVDQKADNYSAVELENKLADAREHAPWIDNYLGKTIKLDSIEIEMTDEALSRAAVKYGKAICKTIELARFVAAEAMRQGKEYELELSVDETEQPTTPVEHYVIADQLREAGVQVVSLAPRFIGDFEKGVDFKGDLVTLEASLKVHAEIAEKLGPYKLSLHSGSDKVSMYNLLAQATKGRFHVKTAGTSYLEALRVAAHHDEPFFREIVDFSRGRYDTDKATYHVSAECSDAPPASEVSDVAELERLYLECWSDVPEGKGFTAPGRQILHCTFGSVVTDPELGPRLKALLCDKADAYTELLREHFVRHLQPLRIG; encoded by the coding sequence TTGAGCGCGCCGGCTAAATCGATCGTCCCCAACCCCACCCCCCTTGGGATCGAGCCGAGCTTCGGCTTCGGCGACCGTTTGGGAGTCGCCACGCCGGGCCACTTGGCCTCGCTGCGCGAGGCGGGCGGGCCGATCCGGGGGATCTTCTCGCAGCAGTCGATCCGCGAGATGAGCCGCACCTCGCGGACCCCCGAGGAAGTGATGGCCGCCGCCATCGGCGCCTTGGAGCAAGGGGGCTTCTCCGACCCGTGGTCGGCCGACGCCGACCACCTGAAGACCCCCGACGACGTCCGCAACACGATGTCGGCCGGCTTCGTGTTCTTCACGATCGACCCCTCGGACCACGTCGACCAGAAGGCCGACAACTACTCGGCCGTCGAGCTCGAAAACAAGCTGGCCGACGCCCGCGAGCACGCCCCCTGGATCGACAATTACCTCGGCAAGACGATCAAGCTCGACTCGATCGAGATCGAGATGACCGACGAGGCGCTCTCCCGCGCCGCGGTGAAGTACGGCAAGGCGATCTGTAAGACGATCGAGCTGGCCCGGTTTGTCGCGGCCGAGGCGATGCGTCAAGGCAAGGAGTACGAGCTGGAACTGAGCGTCGACGAGACCGAGCAGCCGACCACGCCGGTGGAGCACTACGTGATCGCCGACCAATTGCGTGAGGCGGGCGTGCAGGTGGTGAGCCTGGCGCCGCGGTTCATCGGCGACTTCGAGAAGGGGGTCGACTTCAAAGGCGATCTCGTGACGCTCGAGGCGTCGCTGAAAGTGCACGCCGAGATTGCCGAAAAGCTTGGCCCCTACAAGCTGTCGCTGCACTCCGGTTCGGACAAGGTGTCGATGTACAACCTGCTGGCCCAGGCGACCAAGGGCCGCTTCCACGTGAAGACCGCCGGCACGAGCTACCTCGAGGCGCTCCGCGTCGCCGCCCACCACGACGAGCCGTTCTTCCGCGAGATCGTCGACTTCTCGCGTGGCCGTTACGACACGGACAAGGCGACGTACCACGTGTCGGCCGAGTGCTCCGACGCCCCCCCCGCCAGCGAGGTGTCGGACGTGGCCGAGCTCGAGCGGCTTTACCTGGAGTGCTGGAGCGATGTGCCCGAAGGCAAGGGCTTCACGGCCCCCGGCCGGCAGATCTTGCACTGCACTTTCGGCTCGGTGGTGACCGATCCGGAGCTCGGACCGCGGCTGAAAGCCTTGTTGTGCGACAAGGCCGATGCTTACACCGAATTGCTGCGTGAGCACTTCGTGCGTCACCTCCAGCCGCTGCGAATCGGCTGA